One Thomasclavelia spiroformis DSM 1552 DNA window includes the following coding sequences:
- a CDS encoding RrF2 family transcriptional regulator: protein MKISTKGRYALRIMLDIAIHDDGKYIPLKDIAKRQNLTVKYLEQIISLLNKAGYLQSLRGNTGGYRLAKNLDEYVVGDILRVTEGDLAPVACLKKCGDFCQREDICNTVLFWRGLDRVINEYVDSYTLKDLLEQSQDKDNNKKLHYTM from the coding sequence ATGAAAATTTCAACTAAAGGTCGCTACGCTTTAAGAATAATGTTAGATATTGCTATTCATGATGATGGTAAATATATACCATTAAAAGATATCGCAAAAAGACAAAATTTAACAGTTAAATATTTAGAACAAATTATTTCATTATTAAACAAAGCAGGATACTTACAAAGTTTAAGAGGGAATACTGGGGGATATCGTTTAGCTAAAAATTTAGATGAATATGTTGTTGGTGATATATTGCGAGTTACAGAAGGAGATTTGGCTCCAGTAGCTTGTTTAAAAAAATGTGGGGATTTTTGTCAACGAGAAGATATTTGTAATACAGTATTGTTTTGGCGAGGTCTAGATAGAGTAATTAATGAATATGTTGATAGTTATACATTAAAAGATTTGCTTGAACAATCTCAAGATAAAGATAATAATAAAAAGCTACATTATACAATGTAG
- the cysK gene encoding cysteine synthase A produces MNIKKSVLETIGKTPLIEIDRFKEATNIKNNLYTKVEFFNPGGSVKDRVGLNLIKQAYQDKLIDENTTIIEPTSGNTGIGLAIACAIYGNKLILTMPETMSIERQKLLKAYGANLVLTEGKKGMQGAVDKANSLANEIENTFIPGQFVNPNNPLIHIETTALEIIDDFNDKIDYFVAGIGTGGTITGVSKVLKEKYPEIKIIAVEPSDSPLISKGKAGSHGIQGIGANFIPEILDLNIIDEVITIDLDEAYQMSRLLAKKEGLLVGISSGAALAAASKLPGENKNIVVLLPDTGERYLSTALFE; encoded by the coding sequence ATGAATATTAAAAAAAGTGTTTTGGAAACTATTGGTAAAACACCTCTTATTGAAATTGATCGTTTTAAAGAGGCTACTAATATCAAAAACAATTTATATACAAAAGTAGAATTTTTTAATCCTGGTGGAAGTGTTAAGGATCGTGTTGGTTTGAATTTAATTAAACAAGCTTATCAAGATAAATTAATTGATGAAAATACTACTATTATTGAACCAACTAGTGGTAATACTGGAATTGGTTTAGCAATTGCTTGTGCAATTTATGGTAATAAGTTAATTTTAACAATGCCTGAAACAATGTCTATTGAAAGACAGAAGTTATTAAAAGCATATGGTGCTAATCTTGTTTTAACAGAAGGTAAAAAAGGAATGCAAGGTGCTGTTGATAAAGCAAATTCATTAGCTAATGAAATTGAAAATACCTTTATCCCTGGACAATTTGTTAATCCAAATAATCCTCTCATTCATATTGAAACCACAGCACTTGAAATAATTGATGATTTTAATGATAAAATTGATTATTTTGTTGCTGGAATTGGTACTGGTGGAACAATCACTGGGGTTTCTAAGGTATTGAAAGAAAAATATCCTGAAATAAAAATTATTGCAGTTGAGCCAAGTGATTCTCCGTTAATTTCAAAAGGTAAAGCAGGTAGTCATGGAATTCAAGGAATTGGTGCTAATTTTATTCCTGAAATTCTTGATTTAAATATAATTGATGAAGTTATTACAATTGATTTAGATGAGGCATATCAAATGTCACGATTATTAGCTAAAAAAGAAGGATTGCTTGTTGGTATATCTTCAGGAGCCGCATTAGCAGCTGCAAGTAAATTACCTGGTGAAAATAAAAATATTGTTGTATTATTACCGGATACTGGTGAACGTTATCTATCAACGGCTTTATTTGAATAG
- a CDS encoding PLP-dependent aminotransferase family protein, whose protein sequence is MKEYKYLLVYKAIIEDIEKGYLKYNDKIPSIRQMAKRLDVSRTTVESAYLQLLVEGYIYSKEKVGYFVDVEYNNHDINENINQNDENDDYHKYKYDFSGRLVDGESFNLDIWKKYIKKALNQGDDLMSYGDVRGEIKLKKALQKYSHEYRGLSRPVNNYIIGAGFQILLYYVCSLFQNDEIVGIEEKGFMQAETVFDDCHMKVVKLPADDQGLTLEGLKMYNLKLLYLNSSSGGYHGHPIKQQRRLEIIEYAKKNGIYIIEDDHNGELKYNTKPIDAMAKLDNDNIIYIGSFSKLLLPSIRISYMVLPDKLLSIFIKKIDGYHQTASKLEQLALAMYIEDGQLARHLKRLRKHYRNKSKHLLTNLQKSFPKYKFVLYETALKITMYIEDDLVDKYIQLAKENDILVYKNKKNQITFSFSGILDQDIDQATRVLKQIWQ, encoded by the coding sequence ATGAAAGAATATAAATATTTACTAGTTTATAAGGCAATAATAGAAGATATTGAAAAAGGATATCTAAAATATAATGATAAAATACCATCAATTAGACAAATGGCAAAACGATTAGATGTAAGTCGAACAACAGTAGAAAGTGCATATTTACAGTTATTAGTAGAAGGTTATATCTATTCAAAAGAAAAAGTAGGTTATTTTGTTGATGTTGAATATAATAATCATGATATAAATGAAAATATAAATCAAAATGATGAAAATGATGATTACCATAAATATAAATATGATTTTAGTGGAAGATTAGTAGATGGTGAAAGTTTTAATTTAGATATATGGAAAAAATATATAAAAAAAGCATTAAATCAAGGTGATGATTTAATGAGTTATGGTGATGTGCGCGGTGAAATCAAGCTAAAAAAAGCTCTTCAAAAATATAGTCATGAATATCGCGGGTTAAGTAGACCGGTTAATAATTATATAATTGGTGCAGGATTCCAAATTTTACTTTATTATGTTTGTAGTTTATTTCAAAATGATGAAATTGTAGGAATAGAAGAAAAAGGATTTATGCAGGCAGAAACAGTTTTTGATGATTGTCATATGAAAGTAGTAAAATTACCAGCTGATGATCAAGGATTAACGCTTGAGGGATTAAAAATGTATAATTTAAAACTACTTTATTTAAATAGTTCTTCAGGTGGCTATCATGGTCATCCTATTAAACAACAACGTCGATTGGAAATTATTGAATATGCTAAAAAAAATGGTATATATATTATTGAAGATGATCATAATGGTGAACTAAAGTATAATACTAAACCAATTGATGCAATGGCAAAATTGGATAATGATAATATTATTTATATTGGTTCTTTTTCAAAATTACTGTTACCTTCAATTAGAATTAGTTACATGGTATTACCTGATAAATTATTATCAATATTTATAAAAAAAATAGATGGTTATCATCAAACAGCATCTAAATTAGAGCAGTTAGCTTTAGCTATGTATATTGAAGATGGACAACTAGCTAGACATCTAAAAAGGCTACGAAAACATTACCGTAATAAAAGTAAACATCTTTTAACTAATTTACAAAAATCATTTCCTAAATATAAATTTGTTTTATATGAAACAGCATTAAAAATAACTATGTATATTGAAGATGATTTAGTTGACAAATATATTCAATTAGCAAAAGAAAATGATATTTTAGTATATAAAAATAAAAAAAATCAAATCACGTTTTCTTTCTCTGGAATTCTTGATCAAGATATTGATCAAGCTACAAGAGTATTAAAACAAATATGGCAATAA
- a CDS encoding 6-phosphofructokinase, producing the protein MKKRNCIIGQSGGPTAAINASLAGVIYGAKYSNEYENVYGMIHGIMGLLENRYIDLLKEFNNDEKINALKQTPAMYLGSCRFKLPTYKENLDVYVKIFDILTKLDITDFYYIGGNDSMDTVMKLDDYAKSINSHINFIGIPKTIDNDLMGTDHTPGFGSAAKYVASSILEVVHDSLIYQLKSVTIIEIMGRNAGWLTAAAALARNEYNDAPDLIYLPEVVFDKERFLRDIHEVFERKNCVVIAVSEGIKDANGNFLDDNSKYAKKDAFGHVLHSGTGKMLESLVFKEFQCKVRSIELNVLQRCAMHIASKTDLDESFVIGQKAIDTALANKSGHVMGFKRISNNPYQVDYISSDVRKIANLEQKIPTEWINKDGNNITQELYDYLFPLIQGEVSVNYQNGIPAYYSCSHLNK; encoded by the coding sequence ATGAAAAAAAGAAATTGTATTATTGGACAATCTGGTGGACCAACAGCAGCAATTAATGCAAGTCTTGCTGGAGTAATTTATGGTGCTAAGTATAGTAATGAATATGAAAATGTTTATGGGATGATCCATGGTATCATGGGATTATTAGAGAATCGTTATATTGATCTTCTTAAAGAATTTAATAATGATGAAAAGATCAATGCTTTAAAACAGACCCCTGCAATGTATTTAGGTTCTTGTCGTTTTAAATTACCTACATATAAAGAGAATCTTGATGTATATGTTAAAATATTTGATATTTTAACTAAATTAGATATTACTGATTTTTATTATATTGGTGGAAATGATTCAATGGATACGGTCATGAAATTAGATGATTATGCAAAAAGTATTAATAGTCATATTAATTTTATAGGTATACCTAAAACCATTGATAATGATTTAATGGGAACTGATCATACGCCGGGCTTTGGTTCAGCTGCTAAATATGTGGCGTCATCAATTTTAGAAGTAGTTCATGATAGTCTAATCTATCAATTAAAATCAGTAACAATTATTGAAATCATGGGAAGAAATGCTGGATGGTTAACTGCGGCAGCGGCTTTAGCTCGAAACGAGTATAATGATGCTCCAGATTTAATTTATCTTCCTGAAGTAGTTTTTGATAAAGAACGTTTCTTAAGAGATATTCATGAAGTTTTTGAAAGAAAAAATTGTGTAGTTATTGCTGTTAGTGAAGGTATTAAAGATGCAAATGGAAATTTCTTAGATGATAATTCTAAATATGCTAAAAAAGATGCTTTTGGTCATGTATTGCATTCTGGTACTGGTAAAATGTTGGAGTCATTAGTATTTAAGGAATTCCAATGTAAGGTTAGAAGTATTGAATTAAATGTATTACAACGTTGTGCTATGCATATTGCTAGTAAAACTGATTTGGATGAATCTTTTGTAATTGGGCAAAAAGCAATTGACACTGCATTAGCTAATAAATCTGGTCATGTTATGGGATTTAAACGTATTTCTAACAATCCTTATCAAGTTGATTATATTTCTAGTGATGTTAGAAAAATTGCTAATTTGGAACAGAAGATTCCAACTGAATGGATTAATAAAGATGGTAATAATATTACTCAGGAATTATATGATTATTTATTCCCGTTAATTCAAGGTGAAGTTAGTGTTAATTACCAAAATGGTATTCCAGCTTATTATAGTTGTAGTCATTTAAACAAATAG
- a CDS encoding O-acetylhomoserine aminocarboxypropyltransferase/cysteine synthase family protein, with protein sequence MDSKNFGFETLQIHAGQKPDATTKATGLPLYLSNAFTFDDANQAARIFALEEGGYFYSRLSNPTVDALQTRMAALDGGVGAVAFSSGTAAIMGLIMTVCQSGDEIVAANNLYGGTIGSLSGTMVAMGFKSHFVDPKDLNALEAAINDKTKIIFVESVGNPNGDMLDFDAISAIAKKYGILFVVDNTTPTPYLFRPIEHGADLVVYSTTKYLAGHGNVMGGVVVDSGNFKWKDNPRYPLFNTPDKAYHDLVYANLGKEAFCTKAVAKTLRDLGGCMSPFNAYMTLLGLETLSLRMKKHVENARKLADFLNECEDVEWVSYAELPDNPNYELAKKYFPNGFGGLYTFGVKGGVDGGKTVINNIKLFIHVTNFADSRSLLTHPASTTHAQMSKEEQLAGGVKEETIRMSVGLEDVNDLIADLKQAFVKIK encoded by the coding sequence ATGGATAGTAAAAATTTTGGTTTTGAAACATTACAAATACATGCAGGACAAAAACCTGATGCTACAACTAAGGCAACAGGGTTACCACTATACTTATCAAATGCATTTACATTTGATGATGCAAATCAAGCAGCTAGAATTTTTGCATTAGAAGAAGGAGGATATTTTTATTCACGTTTATCAAATCCAACTGTTGATGCCCTTCAAACAAGAATGGCAGCGCTTGATGGTGGAGTTGGAGCAGTAGCGTTTTCTTCTGGTACAGCAGCAATCATGGGGTTAATAATGACAGTTTGTCAAAGTGGTGATGAAATTGTTGCCGCAAATAATTTATATGGTGGAACAATTGGTTCTTTATCAGGAACAATGGTGGCAATGGGATTTAAATCACATTTTGTTGATCCAAAAGATTTAAATGCATTAGAAGCAGCAATTAATGATAAAACAAAAATTATTTTTGTTGAATCAGTGGGGAATCCTAATGGTGATATGTTAGATTTTGATGCAATTAGTGCGATTGCAAAAAAATATGGTATTTTATTTGTTGTTGATAATACCACACCAACACCATATTTATTTAGACCAATTGAACATGGGGCAGATTTAGTTGTTTATTCAACGACTAAATATTTAGCTGGACATGGTAATGTTATGGGTGGTGTAGTTGTTGATAGTGGTAATTTTAAATGGAAAGATAATCCACGTTATCCATTATTTAATACACCAGATAAAGCATATCATGATCTTGTATATGCTAATTTAGGTAAAGAGGCATTTTGTACTAAAGCAGTTGCTAAAACATTGCGTGATTTAGGAGGATGTATGTCACCATTTAATGCATATATGACATTATTAGGTTTAGAAACTCTATCATTACGTATGAAAAAACATGTTGAAAATGCCCGAAAATTAGCTGATTTTTTAAATGAATGTGAAGATGTAGAATGGGTAAGTTATGCTGAATTACCAGATAATCCTAATTATGAACTAGCAAAAAAATATTTTCCTAATGGTTTTGGAGGATTATATACTTTTGGGGTAAAAGGTGGTGTTGATGGCGGTAAAACAGTCATTAATAATATTAAATTATTTATCCACGTTACCAATTTTGCTGATTCACGTTCATTGTTAACACATCCAGCTAGTACTACACATGCTCAAATGTCAAAAGAAGAACAACTTGCTGGTGGAGTAAAAGAAGAAACAATCAGAATGTCAGTTGGTTTAGAAGATGTAAATGATTTAATTGCAGATTTAAAACAAGCATTTGTGAAAATTAAATAA
- the def gene encoding peptide deformylase, which translates to MLTMKDIIDDSNKKIREVSKEVPLPLSDDDRDLLFKMHEFLVNSQDPELSKKYDLRPAVGIAAIQLGIPKRMCAIHVLDYDSKGNVVKANDYALVNPKIVSYTQKNSFLRDGEGCLSVNKEVQGYVPRHAKVTVEGYDLLTDQEVKIVARGFLSICLQHELDHFEGTLFYDRINKDNPFAPIENAMVIE; encoded by the coding sequence ATGTTAACAATGAAAGATATAATCGACGATAGTAATAAAAAAATTCGTGAAGTTTCTAAAGAAGTACCATTACCATTAAGTGATGATGATAGAGATTTACTGTTTAAGATGCATGAATTTCTTGTAAATTCTCAAGATCCTGAACTTTCTAAAAAATATGATTTACGTCCTGCAGTAGGAATTGCAGCTATTCAATTAGGAATTCCTAAAAGAATGTGTGCAATTCATGTATTAGATTATGATAGTAAAGGAAATGTTGTTAAAGCTAACGATTATGCTTTAGTCAATCCTAAAATCGTATCTTATACCCAAAAGAATTCCTTTTTAAGAGATGGTGAAGGTTGTTTATCAGTTAATAAAGAAGTTCAAGGTTATGTACCACGCCATGCTAAAGTGACAGTTGAGGGATATGATCTTTTAACTGATCAAGAAGTTAAAATTGTTGCTAGAGGATTTTTATCAATTTGTTTACAACATGAATTAGACCATTTTGAAGGTACTCTTTTCTATGATCGTATTAATAAAGATAATCCATTTGCCCCAATTGAAAATGCTATGGTTATTGAATAA
- a CDS encoding UPF0223 family protein — protein sequence MEYNYPLDYHWSTEEIIDVIALYNAVEKAYEVGISKEEFMNSYHKFKLIVDSKSEEKSLDKQFYEISHYSIYQVVKAAKENDWIYLGE from the coding sequence ATGGAATATAATTACCCGCTTGATTATCATTGGTCAACTGAGGAGATTATTGATGTAATTGCATTATATAATGCAGTAGAAAAAGCATATGAAGTAGGGATTAGTAAAGAAGAATTTATGAATAGTTATCATAAATTCAAACTAATTGTTGATAGTAAAAGCGAAGAAAAAAGCTTAGATAAACAATTTTATGAAATCTCACATTATTCAATTTATCAAGTAGTAAAAGCTGCAAAAGAAAATGATTGGATTTATTTAGGTGAGTAA
- a CDS encoding FtsW/RodA/SpoVE family cell cycle protein, with the protein MSNLIKKLRMKIKKIFDKLKRLFTSRGTDKSIYASVIILSVLGVVMIGSAAVGGVTDESETITLAVRMMISQTVFVIAGVIMMIFLARVFKTRFIGHTSSLTIYVVGIIAMIICVFWSDSKGSHAWIKLGSISIQPAEFMKIAMILILSYFLTENESSFKVKGEFRDEEMKREFYREKLMKCVVLPMILVGVVVSIGLFVQDDFGTTVILALICFMCFIATPRRYYKKYKRFAWLIIAIGSVVLVVLGTLVLEPYQLNRIYIWLDPLIDPSNRSYQIINSLIAFSNGGLFGLGFGNSKQKFGYIPESHNDFIGAIIYEELGLFGLALIIVPTGIIIFKLLKYSNEVKENKSKIILLGIASYFFFHLLINLGGVSGLIPMTGVPILLVSDGGSSTICAFISIGIAQAIIAKHNRQKYSLDSKYVPDLQ; encoded by the coding sequence GTGAGTAATTTGATAAAAAAATTAAGAATGAAAATAAAAAAGATATTTGATAAATTGAAACGATTATTTACAAGTCGTGGGACTGATAAAAGTATTTATGCAAGTGTTATAATTTTATCAGTTTTAGGAGTAGTAATGATTGGTTCAGCAGCAGTAGGTGGAGTTACAGATGAAAGTGAAACCATTACTTTAGCAGTAAGGATGATGATTTCGCAGACTGTCTTTGTTATTGCTGGTGTGATCATGATGATCTTTTTAGCAAGAGTATTTAAAACTCGGTTTATTGGTCATACTTCTTCATTAACGATATATGTTGTTGGAATTATTGCAATGATCATATGTGTTTTTTGGAGTGATTCTAAAGGATCGCATGCATGGATCAAGCTTGGTTCAATTAGTATCCAACCAGCTGAGTTTATGAAAATTGCAATGATTTTGATTTTAAGTTATTTTTTAACTGAAAATGAATCTTCATTTAAAGTAAAAGGTGAATTTAGAGATGAAGAGATGAAAAGGGAATTTTATCGTGAAAAGCTGATGAAATGTGTTGTTTTACCGATGATTTTAGTAGGTGTTGTTGTTTCAATTGGGTTATTTGTTCAAGATGACTTTGGAACGACTGTGATACTTGCTTTAATTTGTTTTATGTGTTTTATTGCTACACCACGAAGATATTATAAAAAATATAAGCGATTTGCTTGGCTTATTATTGCAATTGGTAGTGTTGTATTAGTAGTGTTAGGTACACTTGTGTTAGAACCTTATCAATTAAATAGAATTTATATTTGGTTAGATCCCTTAATTGATCCAAGTAATCGTAGTTATCAAATTATAAATTCATTAATTGCATTTAGTAATGGAGGTTTATTTGGATTGGGATTTGGAAATTCTAAACAAAAGTTTGGTTATATTCCTGAATCTCACAATGACTTTATTGGTGCGATAATTTATGAAGAACTAGGATTGTTTGGTTTAGCATTGATTATTGTTCCAACTGGTATTATTATTTTTAAATTGTTGAAGTATTCAAATGAAGTTAAAGAAAATAAATCTAAAATTATTTTACTTGGTATTGCTTCATATTTCTTTTTTCATTTGTTAATTAATTTAGGTGGAGTTTCTGGTTTGATTCCAATGACCGGAGTACCGATATTGTTAGTTTCTGATGGAGGTTCTTCAACGATTTGTGCGTTTATTTCAATTGGTATCGCTCAAGCAATAATTGCTAAACATAACCGACAAAAATATTCACTAGATTCTAAATATGTACCAGATTTACAATAG
- the ylbD gene encoding spore coat protein YlbD yields the protein MDEFKEFLKTIPSIKQDVLNGRYTWQQLYEIFVMYGKDDKFWQPYKTGNNFDLNMLVEIIKNIDLNALSNSLNSIEKVLNVVNTFLDKREPEKEKKWYDG from the coding sequence ATGGATGAATTTAAAGAATTCTTAAAAACTATTCCTAGTATAAAACAAGATGTTTTAAATGGACGCTATACTTGGCAACAACTATATGAAATTTTTGTTATGTATGGAAAAGATGATAAATTTTGGCAACCATATAAAACAGGTAATAATTTTGATTTAAACATGTTAGTTGAAATTATTAAAAATATTGATTTAAATGCGTTATCAAACAGTTTAAATTCAATTGAAAAAGTATTAAATGTAGTAAATACATTTTTAGATAAAAGAGAACCAGAAAAAGAAAAAAAGTGGTACGATGGATGA
- a CDS encoding YlbE-like family protein, giving the protein MDDQLRYYLRYHPHWYLILSRYPQEYNRLIQEYKDEKNQHFIDKIEQVSMLINMVEMML; this is encoded by the coding sequence ATGGATGATCAATTAAGATATTATCTTCGTTACCATCCTCACTGGTATCTTATTTTATCTAGGTATCCTCAAGAATATAATCGCTTGATTCAAGAGTATAAAGATGAAAAAAATCAACATTTTATAGATAAAATAGAACAAGTATCAATGTTAATAAATATGGTGGAGATGATGTTA